From a region of the Butyrivibrio sp. AE3004 genome:
- a CDS encoding DegV family protein: MIINRLFNVANDRNKTLQERIFSVIPIIGLVSMFLLIFIGMIVGDDVVNIIVIAGSLLFFSLIINVSIKRHKVQQGATLIAVILVVIILPLAFILGGGIFGGSPVWFVFGYAYIGMTVEGKRKYVLLGVGMVTMAISYYLAYKYPQFVVMHTTEAGFFDSFTSVILVSVLLTIMILFQTQIYKSENRIIEQQKKEIEDLGQTKGQFFSSVSHEIRTPLDSILGFNEIILRNATTEEVAESAQNIKSASKILLSLINDVLDMSRLESGKMEIVPTEYDLALLLSETVNLIWEEASRKGLAFYVDIDKTIPRKLVGDDVRIEQILMNIISNAIKYTSEGSVKITVKWKPLSNNKITVIFSIEDTGMGIKRDSMPYLFDEFKRINVEQTKGINGTGLGLAIVKQLTSAMEGEIQVNSIYTKGSTFTVSIPQEFVSDEPIGDMAIETLRKRETNQFYRQSFEAPNCRILIVDDNLMNRLVTAKLLKDTKMVIDQAESGQECITRCAEIEYDCIFMDYEMPEMDGIECLREIRSQVGGMCRETPVIVTTAYSSADDQAKYRAAGFDGYLLKPVSGEMLENTLLRVLPAEKIHRTSPTYIDPDEEKLLSSKERLPILITTESACDLPKEILEKHRVPIIPLYIKTKNGAFLDGVEVETEGVLKYMRETGGDDLSAEIPTVQEYEDFFASHLSDAENIIHISMSGKAGGAFHVAMEAAASFDKVTVVDSESLSSGIGILVLQAIRLCQEGKNVQECIEELNVIKKRIHTSFLIDNIDYLIRMGRIKRRTGGISRIFMLKPAILFREGRGTLGKMMVGTASKARKSYVEDQLTKYAPIDRKLLFITHSDLSTAEIEDIRRWVSNIMSFEEIIIQKESASMAAIHGSGAFGLLYMMGDNEVYG, translated from the coding sequence ATGATCATAAATCGCTTGTTTAATGTGGCAAATGATCGAAACAAGACCCTGCAGGAAAGAATTTTTTCTGTAATTCCGATAATTGGTCTTGTATCGATGTTCCTTTTGATTTTTATAGGGATGATTGTCGGTGATGATGTAGTAAATATCATTGTTATCGCAGGATCCCTTCTGTTTTTCTCATTAATCATTAATGTTTCCATAAAAAGGCACAAGGTACAGCAGGGAGCAACGCTAATAGCCGTTATTCTCGTTGTTATCATTTTGCCATTGGCTTTTATTCTTGGCGGAGGGATTTTCGGAGGATCTCCCGTATGGTTTGTGTTTGGCTATGCGTATATCGGTATGACTGTTGAAGGAAAAAGAAAGTATGTCCTTCTTGGTGTAGGCATGGTGACAATGGCTATTTCATATTACCTGGCATACAAATATCCGCAATTTGTAGTCATGCATACCACGGAAGCAGGCTTTTTTGACTCGTTTACAAGTGTAATTCTCGTCAGTGTTCTTCTGACAATAATGATTTTATTTCAGACTCAGATTTATAAATCGGAGAATAGGATAATCGAGCAGCAGAAAAAGGAGATTGAAGACCTCGGGCAGACAAAGGGGCAGTTCTTTTCAAGTGTCAGCCATGAGATAAGGACTCCTCTTGATTCAATTCTCGGATTTAATGAGATTATTTTAAGAAATGCAACAACCGAGGAGGTGGCAGAGAGTGCTCAGAATATAAAGAGTGCCAGCAAGATTCTGTTGTCTCTTATTAATGATGTTCTGGATATGAGCAGGCTTGAATCCGGCAAGATGGAAATTGTTCCGACAGAGTATGATCTTGCACTGCTTCTCTCCGAAACGGTCAACCTTATCTGGGAAGAGGCGTCGAGAAAGGGACTTGCTTTTTATGTCGATATAGATAAGACAATTCCCAGAAAGCTTGTGGGAGATGATGTGAGAATCGAGCAGATTCTGATGAATATCATAAGCAATGCCATCAAATATACAAGTGAAGGCAGCGTCAAGATTACTGTGAAGTGGAAGCCACTTAGCAATAATAAGATTACTGTTATTTTTTCAATAGAAGATACCGGAATGGGTATAAAGAGAGACAGCATGCCGTATCTGTTTGATGAATTCAAGAGAATAAATGTTGAGCAGACAAAAGGCATCAACGGTACAGGTCTTGGCCTTGCAATTGTAAAACAGCTGACAAGTGCAATGGAAGGTGAGATTCAGGTTAACAGTATTTATACCAAGGGCTCGACTTTTACGGTCTCAATTCCGCAGGAGTTTGTTTCCGATGAGCCAATCGGTGATATGGCGATTGAAACCTTAAGAAAACGCGAGACCAATCAGTTTTACAGACAGAGCTTTGAGGCTCCGAATTGCAGAATCCTTATAGTTGATGACAATCTGATGAACAGGCTTGTTACTGCCAAGCTGTTAAAAGACACCAAAATGGTTATCGATCAGGCTGAGAGCGGACAGGAGTGCATTACAAGGTGCGCTGAGATTGAGTATGACTGTATTTTCATGGATTACGAGATGCCTGAAATGGATGGTATTGAGTGTCTGAGGGAGATAAGGTCTCAGGTTGGAGGTATGTGCAGAGAAACTCCGGTAATTGTCACGACTGCCTATTCATCTGCCGACGATCAGGCAAAGTACAGGGCTGCAGGATTTGATGGATATCTGTTAAAGCCTGTCTCAGGAGAGATGCTGGAAAATACGCTTCTTCGTGTCCTTCCCGCTGAAAAGATTCACAGGACAAGTCCTACATATATCGATCCCGATGAGGAAAAGCTTTTGTCTTCAAAGGAAAGACTGCCTATTCTCATAACGACAGAGAGTGCCTGCGACCTTCCTAAGGAGATTCTTGAAAAACACAGAGTGCCAATAATCCCCCTTTATATCAAGACAAAGAACGGTGCCTTTCTTGATGGTGTTGAGGTTGAGACGGAGGGCGTACTTAAATATATGCGTGAAACCGGTGGGGATGATCTGTCGGCAGAGATTCCGACTGTCCAGGAATATGAGGACTTTTTTGCATCCCATTTGTCTGATGCTGAAAATATCATTCACATCAGTATGTCGGGAAAGGCAGGAGGTGCTTTCCATGTGGCAATGGAGGCAGCAGCATCCTTTGATAAGGTTACCGTCGTGGATTCCGAGAGCCTTTCAAGCGGAATCGGAATTCTGGTTCTTCAGGCAATAAGGCTCTGTCAGGAGGGTAAAAATGTTCAGGAATGCATAGAAGAACTTAATGTCATTAAGAAGAGGATTCATACAAGCTTTCTTATTGATAATATCGATTACCTTATACGTATGGGAAGAATTAAAAGAAGAACGGGCGGTATCAGTCGTATCTTTATGCTAAAGCCGGCCATTCTTTTCAGAGAGGGACGCGGAACTCTCGGTAAGATGATGGTTGGTACCGCTTCAAAGGCACGAAAATCGTATGTTGAGGATCAGCTTACCAAGTATGCTCCTATTGACAGAAAACTGCTTTTTATAACACATTCAGATCTGTCTACTGCCGAAATAGAGGATATCAGGCGCTGGGTGAGTAATATAATGAGCTTTGAAGAGATAATCATTCAGAAGGAGTCTGCTTCCATGGCTGCTATACACGGAAGCGGAGCTTTCGGCCTGTTGTATATGATGGGAGATAATGAGGTCTATGGCTAA
- a CDS encoding hybrid sensor histidine kinase/response regulator, with protein sequence MDRGKRNEEIRKSIQIVILFCYTIYSVGLAIVSVTSSWELWAIPIIFIGVVISWSVYVSGQFVFRFRVFVYAGFIVLAIFFYGSHIEQLYNATLMIVLSMMLFSLTEEKASLRIFFMGYLMLISYHLILMVAKVERFEQISIAVLILDILAVILADRVAGYICEMFAVSKGMADELERELSDMKQQSEDFMANISHELRTPINVVTGLSGLLINDEREEKKKADLTAIQGAGKRLFSRIEDILDYTEIDTGSLVLSEDDYRISSIVNDIATEFRPNRPGVPELVIDMDANIPARMEGDAARIKRIMRHLVVNAIKFTDEYGVVNLRLFTRKKEYGVNLCIEVTDTGIGMTEDERIRVVEGMYQIDSGRSRRAEGIGLGLSIVFGFVRKMGGFVRIESEIKKGTRVTVSIPQTVIDDSPSVVVDHPEKLEIACYIRNDKYRSPAIREYYNAMIMNILKGLSVPIHKVPELEELKSLCSMNQITHIIIAEEEYEENAEYYENLKNDISVIASVSASFKIPDNSKVIYIRKPVFSHSIVNAVNRKMAVWEFDPETSGKKLVFNNVNTLVVDDEEMNLIVAKGILAGYGMDAELAHSGTEAVRLCEKKKYDVIFMDHMMPDVDGVEAMKMIRHNAGPDDHTSIIAFTANAVSGVREMFMKEGFDEFLAKPIEISELERVLKKLLPSTMWEYVTCTVPEDAGDSLYGNNIYAGNSNILNAAEGTRICRGSNDFYAEMLLEFDREADGIIEELQSLYDTRDWENYRIKLEALKLSTRIIGAYELSRKAAEIEKAADDKWEAFIIANHDALKRNIAAVRSDIMRVYGGNAS encoded by the coding sequence ATGGACAGAGGCAAACGGAATGAAGAAATACGCAAAAGTATCCAAATAGTAATACTTTTTTGCTATACAATATATTCTGTTGGCCTTGCGATTGTATCTGTAACAAGTTCATGGGAGTTATGGGCGATTCCGATAATATTTATCGGAGTTGTCATCTCATGGAGTGTTTATGTTTCCGGACAATTTGTTTTTAGATTCCGGGTTTTTGTCTATGCCGGGTTCATTGTTCTGGCAATTTTCTTTTACGGTTCCCATATTGAACAATTGTATAATGCGACGCTGATGATAGTGCTATCCATGATGCTTTTTTCTTTGACGGAGGAAAAGGCTTCTTTGCGTATCTTCTTTATGGGTTATCTGATGCTGATCAGTTACCATCTGATACTTATGGTTGCTAAGGTAGAGCGCTTTGAGCAGATTTCGATCGCAGTTCTGATATTGGATATTCTGGCGGTAATTCTTGCGGATCGTGTTGCCGGATATATATGCGAGATGTTTGCGGTTTCAAAAGGCATGGCTGATGAACTTGAGCGTGAGCTGAGCGACATGAAACAGCAATCAGAAGACTTTATGGCTAACATATCCCATGAGCTGCGCACACCCATAAACGTTGTTACCGGTTTGTCGGGACTTCTCATAAATGATGAGCGTGAGGAAAAAAAGAAGGCAGATCTTACTGCCATCCAAGGTGCAGGTAAAAGACTTTTCAGCAGAATCGAGGATATTCTTGACTACACGGAGATTGATACAGGTTCACTTGTGCTGTCGGAGGATGACTACAGAATATCTTCAATTGTTAATGATATTGCTACGGAATTTCGTCCAAACAGGCCGGGGGTACCTGAGCTTGTAATTGATATGGATGCGAATATTCCTGCGAGAATGGAAGGTGATGCCGCAAGGATTAAGAGAATAATGCGACATCTTGTGGTTAATGCCATCAAATTTACGGATGAGTACGGAGTTGTAAACCTGCGGCTTTTCACACGTAAAAAGGAGTATGGTGTAAATCTGTGTATTGAAGTAACCGATACCGGAATCGGTATGACAGAGGACGAGAGAATCAGGGTTGTTGAGGGTATGTATCAGATTGATTCCGGACGAAGCAGGAGAGCTGAAGGAATTGGCCTTGGTCTGTCCATAGTATTTGGCTTTGTTCGAAAAATGGGCGGTTTTGTAAGAATCGAGAGCGAGATTAAAAAGGGTACGAGAGTTACTGTCTCAATTCCTCAGACTGTTATAGATGACAGCCCGAGTGTTGTGGTAGATCATCCCGAAAAACTGGAGATTGCCTGCTATATCAGAAATGATAAGTACAGAAGTCCTGCCATAAGAGAGTATTACAATGCGATGATCATGAATATCCTTAAAGGGCTTTCGGTGCCAATCCACAAGGTTCCGGAGCTTGAGGAATTAAAGAGTCTTTGTTCCATGAATCAGATTACGCATATCATAATCGCAGAGGAAGAATATGAAGAAAATGCTGAGTATTATGAAAATCTGAAGAACGATATTTCTGTAATAGCCTCAGTATCGGCTTCATTCAAAATTCCTGATAACAGTAAGGTTATATATATACGAAAGCCTGTTTTCAGCCATTCAATAGTAAATGCGGTTAACAGGAAAATGGCAGTTTGGGAATTTGATCCGGAGACAAGCGGTAAGAAGCTTGTATTTAATAACGTAAATACTCTTGTTGTTGATGATGAGGAAATGAATCTTATTGTGGCAAAGGGCATCCTTGCAGGCTACGGTATGGATGCTGAGCTTGCCCATAGTGGAACGGAGGCAGTGCGCCTTTGTGAGAAGAAGAAATATGATGTTATTTTCATGGATCATATGATGCCTGATGTTGACGGTGTGGAAGCCATGAAGATGATAAGGCATAATGCCGGACCTGATGATCACACATCGATCATTGCTTTTACTGCAAATGCGGTGAGCGGTGTAAGAGAAATGTTCATGAAGGAAGGCTTTGACGAATTTCTGGCAAAGCCTATTGAGATATCTGAGCTTGAGCGTGTACTTAAAAAGCTCTTGCCCTCAACCATGTGGGAATATGTGACATGCACTGTTCCGGAGGATGCCGGGGATTCTCTGTATGGAAATAATATTTATGCAGGTAATTCCAATATTTTAAATGCAGCTGAAGGAACCAGGATATGCCGGGGTAGCAATGATTTTTATGCAGAGATGCTGCTTGAGTTTGACAGGGAAGCGGACGGAATCATAGAAGAGCTTCAGTCGCTTTACGATACAAGAGACTGGGAAAATTATAGGATAAAGCTTGAAGCTTTAAAGCTTTCGACCAGAATAATAGGGGCTTACGAGTTATCGCGAAAAGCTGCTGAAATTGAGAAGGCTGCTGACGATAAGTGGGAAGCTTTCATAATTGCCAATCACGATGCCCTAAAACGGAATATTGCTGCTGTAAGATCAGACATTATGCGAGTTTACGGAGGAAATGCATCATGA
- a CDS encoding DUF6142 family protein, with the protein MEERKKRRKFNIRLPGRTRGRYVFTDKKHPEKGIMSTALGVISVVTIICAVVMAYKNGGEAEARYGVAVMFCLLYSIGGLVLGILSRMERDIFKLFPTVGIILNALSLIWVGLLLYFSLL; encoded by the coding sequence ATGGAGGAGAGGAAAAAGAGACGTAAATTTAATATAAGGCTTCCGGGCAGAACACGCGGACGATATGTGTTTACTGACAAGAAGCATCCTGAAAAAGGCATCATGTCTACAGCCCTTGGAGTTATCTCCGTGGTCACCATTATCTGTGCAGTTGTCATGGCTTATAAAAATGGTGGTGAGGCTGAAGCAAGGTATGGTGTAGCGGTTATGTTCTGTTTGCTCTATTCTATTGGCGGTCTTGTCCTGGGCATACTGTCAAGGATGGAGAGGGATATTTTCAAACTTTTTCCTACAGTGGGGATAATACTCAATGCGCTTTCGCTCATATGGGTAGGATTGTTGTTGTATTTTTCTCTATTGTGA
- the pyrE gene encoding orotate phosphoribosyltransferase, with the protein MERYKEEFIEFMVDSNVLKFGEFTLKSGRKSPFFMNAGAYVTGAQLKKLGEYYARAIHDTFGLEFDVLFGPAYKGIPLTVATTIAISELYGREIRYCSNRKEIKDHGDKGILLGTKLRDGDRVMIIEDVTTSGKSIEETVPIIREQADADIVGLMVSLNRQEKGLETDMSALDEIRERYGFEASAIVTMQEVVEHLYGKAFDGEVIIDKNIKKAIDEYYKEYGAGSMSAK; encoded by the coding sequence GTGGAAAGATACAAGGAAGAGTTTATAGAATTTATGGTGGACAGCAATGTCCTTAAGTTTGGAGAGTTTACTCTTAAGAGTGGTCGTAAATCACCCTTCTTTATGAATGCGGGAGCATATGTTACAGGTGCTCAGCTGAAGAAACTCGGTGAGTATTATGCCAGAGCGATTCATGATACCTTCGGACTTGAGTTTGATGTCCTTTTCGGACCTGCATATAAGGGAATACCGCTTACTGTAGCTACTACGATTGCTATAAGCGAGCTTTATGGCAGAGAGATACGCTATTGTTCCAACAGAAAAGAAATAAAGGATCACGGTGATAAGGGTATCCTTCTGGGAACAAAGCTCAGAGACGGTGACAGAGTCATGATCATCGAGGATGTAACAACCTCGGGTAAATCTATAGAAGAAACAGTTCCGATTATAAGAGAGCAGGCAGATGCTGATATCGTAGGCCTTATGGTTTCTCTTAACAGACAGGAGAAGGGCCTTGAGACAGATATGAGTGCACTCGATGAGATTCGTGAGAGATACGGCTTCGAGGCATCCGCTATCGTTACCATGCAGGAGGTTGTTGAGCATCTTTACGGTAAGGCTTTCGACGGTGAAGTAATAATCGATAAGAACATCAAGAAAGCTATCGATGAGTATTACAAGGAGTACGGCGCAGGCAGTATGTCTGCTAAATAA
- a CDS encoding GGDEF domain-containing protein, whose product MVPQNYLELQIKPFIFLILLVSFLSLNIIYGKTNENIGSKREVRSFKGMLISYMVYTAVDFRLIIGDAFYTAFPRLIVMFIISAGFAAMSFSCFFWFLHVRASMHLKFRIKQRNVVNFWNILVHTPLFCVLIILFTPLHVIVYELTETTVVFKPALMFILLMDYVYLIAATGISIYNRKNAKTKSEKKKYNSQIIFILFFTISGLLIAFLLNLPAIELCIIPVVLKLLLEQQDSQIYTDALTKLYNRRRMTDFITEEIETCSEKKPLTVILVDLDYFKSINDILGHDEGDKALVSFSQSLKNIVAPINAFAARWGGDEFVVAGKDQELPEKFREWLRESLENNNKLNYIPEFSVGITKCTSQDMTCEQLIIKADTELYKDKNERHKTSNSFVKRLREVKSRADI is encoded by the coding sequence ATGGTACCGCAGAATTATCTGGAATTACAAATAAAGCCATTTATCTTTTTGATACTTCTGGTAAGCTTTTTGTCATTAAACATTATTTATGGAAAGACAAATGAAAACATAGGAAGTAAGAGAGAAGTGCGCTCTTTTAAGGGAATGCTGATTTCTTATATGGTGTACACAGCTGTGGATTTCAGACTCATAATAGGAGATGCATTTTATACTGCTTTTCCACGTTTGATAGTAATGTTTATTATTTCTGCCGGATTCGCAGCTATGTCGTTTTCCTGCTTTTTCTGGTTCTTACATGTAAGAGCATCTATGCATCTTAAATTCAGGATTAAGCAGAGAAATGTGGTTAATTTTTGGAACATATTGGTTCATACACCTCTTTTTTGTGTTCTGATAATTCTGTTTACTCCGTTACACGTTATTGTTTATGAATTAACTGAAACCACTGTGGTTTTTAAGCCTGCTCTTATGTTTATCCTATTAATGGACTATGTTTATTTGATAGCAGCGACCGGAATATCCATCTATAACAGGAAAAATGCAAAAACAAAATCAGAAAAAAAGAAGTACAACAGTCAGATTATCTTTATTCTCTTTTTTACCATAAGTGGTCTTTTGATTGCATTTCTTTTAAATCTGCCTGCAATAGAACTGTGTATCATACCCGTTGTATTAAAGTTATTACTTGAACAGCAGGATTCACAGATCTATACGGATGCGCTTACAAAGCTCTACAACAGGAGACGGATGACTGATTTTATAACGGAAGAAATTGAGACCTGCAGTGAAAAAAAGCCTCTTACGGTTATCCTTGTGGATCTTGATTACTTTAAGAGCATAAATGACATACTGGGACATGATGAGGGAGATAAGGCACTGGTTTCATTTTCGCAGTCACTGAAAAATATTGTTGCTCCAATAAATGCTTTTGCTGCCAGATGGGGCGGAGATGAGTTTGTGGTTGCGGGAAAAGATCAGGAGCTCCCTGAAAAATTCAGGGAATGGTTACGGGAATCCCTGGAGAACAACAATAAGTTGAATTATATTCCCGAGTTCAGTGTGGGAATCACAAAATGCACTTCTCAGGATATGACCTGTGAGCAGCTCATAATCAAGGCTGATACAGAGCTTTATAAAGATAAAAACGAAAGACATAAGACTTCCAATTCTTTTGTAAAGAGACTAAGGGAAGTGAAAAGTAGGGCCGATATTTAA
- a CDS encoding Rossmann-like and DUF2520 domain-containing protein, producing the protein MKVGFAGAGKVGCSLGRHFNETRHILSGYYSRTKSSAQGAAEFTKSTYFQDLDTLVENSDIVFITVPDDAISGIWEQIKHMPISGKMICHCSGSLSSEIFKDIEETGAYGFSVHPLLAVSDRYTSYRELPNALFTIEGNEKYLSKIEGLLSSVNLRTVRINADVKPRYHGAAVLCSNLVVALVKAAQDELRMCGFPEESLSSAIAPLLLGNAKKVILAGAEAALTGPIERNDFGTVQKHLQTFSGLDRDIYRTLSKKTLEIACTRHPEQDYKALEQLLADYSG; encoded by the coding sequence ATGAAGGTTGGATTTGCAGGTGCCGGAAAGGTTGGCTGCTCTTTGGGCAGGCATTTTAATGAGACCCGGCACATTCTGTCCGGCTATTACAGCCGCACTAAATCATCTGCGCAAGGTGCAGCTGAATTTACCAAATCGACTTATTTTCAAGATTTAGATACATTAGTAGAAAACAGTGATATAGTGTTCATCACTGTTCCAGACGATGCTATTTCAGGCATCTGGGAACAGATTAAACATATGCCCATTTCAGGGAAAATGATATGTCATTGCAGCGGTTCTTTATCTTCGGAAATCTTTAAGGATATAGAAGAAACCGGAGCTTACGGTTTCTCAGTCCATCCACTCCTGGCGGTATCTGACAGGTACACTTCCTACCGGGAGCTTCCAAATGCTTTATTTACAATTGAAGGAAACGAAAAATACCTTTCCAAGATCGAAGGTTTGCTTTCGTCTGTAAACCTGCGGACAGTCCGCATAAATGCTGATGTTAAGCCGAGGTATCACGGAGCAGCCGTACTTTGTTCCAATCTGGTTGTTGCCCTTGTAAAAGCAGCACAGGATGAACTTCGAATGTGCGGTTTTCCGGAAGAAAGCTTATCTTCCGCCATCGCACCTCTTCTTTTGGGAAACGCAAAAAAGGTTATCCTGGCAGGTGCAGAAGCTGCGCTTACAGGTCCTATCGAGCGAAACGATTTCGGAACTGTACAAAAACACCTTCAGACATTTTCGGGACTTGACCGCGATATCTACCGGACACTCTCTAAGAAAACTCTGGAAATCGCATGCACAAGGCATCCGGAGCAGGACTATAAAGCTTTGGAACAATTACTTGCAGATTACTCAGGATAA
- the panB gene encoding 3-methyl-2-oxobutanoate hydroxymethyltransferase, which yields MKNTVTTLQQMKNEGEKISMLTCYDYTTACLMEEAGINAILIGDSLGMTMMGYSDTLPVTVDDIIHHCASVSRALKNTFLVADMPFMSYQTSVYDAVKNAGRLIKEGHAQAVKLEGGASVCEQIRAIVNADIPVVAHIGLTPQSINAFGGFKVQGKNIERALQILEDAKAVEEAGAFMVTLECVPEELATLISEELSIPTIGIGAGSGCDGQVLVYQDMLGMFSGFKPKFVKHYANIGEEMKRAFFEYDAEVKSKAFPAAEHNFKIDKEVMDEVRASVHKSDLKISEKQKKVIA from the coding sequence ATGAAAAACACAGTTACTACACTTCAGCAGATGAAAAACGAAGGAGAAAAAATCAGCATGCTCACATGCTATGACTACACAACCGCATGTCTCATGGAGGAAGCAGGGATCAACGCAATCCTTATTGGCGACTCCCTCGGAATGACAATGATGGGCTACAGCGACACGCTTCCCGTAACAGTTGATGACATAATCCATCACTGCGCAAGTGTATCAAGAGCCTTAAAAAACACTTTTCTTGTGGCAGACATGCCTTTCATGTCTTATCAGACCTCCGTTTACGACGCTGTAAAAAACGCAGGCCGCCTTATAAAGGAAGGTCATGCTCAGGCTGTAAAGCTTGAAGGCGGAGCATCCGTCTGCGAACAGATAAGAGCTATCGTAAATGCAGATATTCCGGTTGTAGCCCACATAGGTCTGACACCGCAGTCAATAAATGCCTTCGGTGGTTTCAAAGTGCAGGGAAAAAACATAGAGAGAGCACTCCAGATTCTCGAGGATGCCAAGGCTGTTGAAGAAGCAGGTGCCTTCATGGTTACTCTCGAATGTGTACCCGAAGAACTGGCAACACTTATTTCCGAAGAACTCTCTATCCCCACAATCGGTATCGGAGCAGGCTCCGGATGTGACGGACAGGTGCTTGTTTACCAGGATATGCTCGGTATGTTCTCCGGATTTAAACCCAAATTTGTAAAACACTATGCAAACATCGGTGAAGAAATGAAGAGAGCCTTTTTTGAATATGACGCTGAAGTTAAGTCCAAAGCTTTCCCGGCTGCAGAACACAATTTCAAAATTGATAAGGAAGTTATGGATGAAGTCAGGGCATCTGTTCACAAATCAG